Proteins co-encoded in one Actinomadura luteofluorescens genomic window:
- a CDS encoding MFS transporter: protein MHGRTRLLLAAVCGVAVASVYAGQPVLGAMGRDLDVPVDSLGWFVAAGQLGYLAGLVLLVPLGDMLDRGRLIAAHLGLVAAGALITAAAPAAWAAFAGLAVAGLFAVVVQTAVAYTASASPPAERGRNLGIVTSGVVIGILGSRVAAGILADLWGWRSIYLALTALAGVLALLVLTVLPADARPRTVRYGQVLRSLGGLFVQPVFLGRGLIAFFLFASFGTLWSGMALPLAGAPWHLSEAQIGLFGVAGLAGALGAARSGRWGDAGHARRVTGIALALLLASWAAIGQLSWSLPLLVLGVVLLDFAVQAVHVSNQHTLTTAYPDRTSTVIGAYMVFYSLGSALGAAATTALYDAVGWTGPTVLGATLTLCALVTWAVTPRTTGRDVTRPQLQRAEKV from the coding sequence GTGCACGGGAGGACGAGGCTGCTGCTGGCGGCGGTGTGCGGGGTCGCGGTGGCGAGCGTCTACGCCGGGCAGCCGGTGCTGGGCGCGATGGGACGCGACCTGGACGTACCGGTCGACTCGCTCGGCTGGTTCGTGGCCGCCGGCCAGCTCGGCTATCTGGCGGGACTGGTACTGCTGGTGCCGCTGGGCGACATGCTCGACCGCGGACGCCTGATCGCCGCGCACCTCGGCCTCGTGGCCGCCGGAGCACTGATCACCGCCGCCGCCCCGGCCGCCTGGGCGGCGTTCGCGGGACTGGCGGTGGCGGGGTTGTTCGCGGTGGTGGTGCAGACGGCCGTCGCGTACACGGCGTCGGCCTCCCCGCCCGCCGAGCGCGGGCGCAACCTCGGCATCGTGACCTCGGGGGTGGTGATCGGCATCCTCGGCTCGCGGGTCGCCGCGGGAATCCTCGCGGACCTGTGGGGATGGCGGAGCATCTACCTCGCGTTGACGGCCCTCGCCGGAGTGCTGGCGCTGCTCGTCCTCACCGTGCTGCCCGCCGATGCCCGCCCGCGGACGGTCCGGTACGGGCAGGTCCTTCGGTCCCTCGGCGGGCTGTTCGTCCAGCCGGTGTTCCTCGGCCGCGGGCTGATCGCGTTCTTCCTGTTCGCGTCGTTCGGCACCCTGTGGAGCGGCATGGCCCTGCCGCTGGCGGGGGCGCCGTGGCACCTCAGCGAAGCGCAGATCGGGCTCTTCGGCGTCGCCGGGCTTGCCGGAGCGCTGGGCGCCGCCCGGTCCGGACGCTGGGGCGATGCCGGGCACGCGCGCCGGGTCACGGGCATCGCACTCGCTCTCCTTCTCGCCTCCTGGGCCGCGATCGGGCAGCTCTCGTGGTCGCTGCCGCTGTTGGTCCTCGGCGTGGTCCTGCTCGACTTCGCCGTCCAGGCCGTGCATGTGAGCAACCAGCACACGCTCACGACCGCCTACCCCGACCGCACCAGCACCGTCATCGGCGCCTACATGGTCTTCTACTCGCTCGGTTCGGCCCTGGGAGCGGCCGCGACCACGGCCCTGTACGACGCCGTCGGCTGGACGGGCCCCACCGTCCTCGGTGCGACGCTCACGCTCTGCGCCCTCGTCACCTGGGCCGTCACCCCTCGCACGACGGGACGGGACGTCACTCGTCCACAGCTCCAACGGGCGGAGAAGGTGTGA
- a CDS encoding DUF1707 SHOCT-like domain-containing protein yields MAPRSEDLARLVGDDDRDTAAQRLRDAYATGHLTHEEMEERLDQVLTARTHGDLAAPLASLPDVDAGTTSTIGAATGRIKRRGAWRVPRSLKVESAFGKVRLDLSKAIIEHPVVDIELQVGTGRAKITVPRDAIVELDGLHTGLKDARYTPRRPARPGGPKIRITGTMGLGRLKINHARR; encoded by the coding sequence GTCGGCGACGACGACCGTGACACCGCGGCGCAGCGCCTGCGGGACGCGTACGCGACCGGGCACCTCACGCATGAGGAGATGGAGGAGCGCCTCGACCAGGTGCTCACCGCCAGAACCCACGGCGACCTCGCGGCGCCCCTGGCCTCGCTCCCGGACGTGGACGCGGGCACCACGTCCACGATCGGCGCGGCCACCGGACGGATCAAGCGCCGCGGCGCCTGGCGCGTGCCGCGCTCCCTCAAGGTCGAGTCCGCCTTCGGCAAGGTGCGCCTGGACCTGTCCAAGGCGATCATCGAGCACCCCGTGGTCGACATCGAACTGCAGGTCGGCACCGGCCGGGCCAAGATCACCGTCCCGCGGGACGCGATCGTCGAGCTCGACGGCCTGCACACCGGGCTCAAGGACGCGCGCTACACCCCGCGCCGTCCCGCCCGTCCCGGCGGTCCCAAGATCCGCATCACCGGCACCATGGGCTTGGGCCGCCTGAAGATCAACCACGCCCGCCGCTGA